The genomic interval AAAGGCAAACTCGCTTCCGAGCATTTGCGAATCGGGAACATGTACTATGATCTGCGGCTTCTGGATGATGCGATCGACGAATATCAAAAGGCCCTGCGTCTCTCGCCGAACTTTGCCGATATCATCACCCAGCTCGGCATCGCCCTTCGCGACAAGGGGCAATTCGACGAGGCTATCAAGGAATTTAACCGCGCCAAGGCGAGCAATCCCCGATACATCCCGGCGCGGCTGCACCTCGGCATCGCCTATTACTCGCAGGGTTTTTTCGGCCTTGCCGAGGAGGAGTGGCAGGAAGCGCTCGTGTTCGATCCCAACAACTCCGCCGTGAGGACGTATCTGAATTTCGTCAAACCGCAAAATCCCTGACGGAGCCTTGCCTTTGGACCTTCTCGATATACAGGGCCTGACCACGCATTTTTTTACCCGCGCGGGCGTGATCAAGGCGATCCACAACCTGAGCCTCAGGCTGCAGAAAGGCCGCGTGCTCGGTCTTGTCGGCGAATCCGGCTGCGGCAAGACCGTGACCGCGCTCTCCATCCTCAACCTTGTTCCCTATCCCGGCAAGATCGTTTCTGGAAAGATCTTCTTCGAAGGCCAGGACCTGCTTGCCCTCTCCGCCGATGAGATGAGGACCATTCGCGGGGCAAAAATCTCCATGATCTTCCAGGAGCCCATGACCGCGCTGAATCCCGTCTTTACCGTGGGCAACCAGATTGCCGAAGTCCTTACCGCGCATCAGGATGTTTCAAAGCAGCAGGCCATGGACGCCGCAGTGGAGCTTTTACGGTCCGTGGGCATTCCCTCGCCGGAGAAGCGTGTGAAAGAGTACCCGCATCAGCTTTCGGGCGGCATGCGCCAGCGCGTGATGATCGCCATGGCGATCGCGTGCAAGCCGTCGCTCATCCTCGCCGACGAACCGACCACGGCGCTCGATGTCACCATCCAGGCGCATATCCTTGAACTTCTCGGCACAATCCAGGCCGAGATGGGCATGGCCATGATCCTTGTTACCCATGATCTCGGATTGATCGCGGAACG from Nitrospirota bacterium carries:
- a CDS encoding tetratricopeptide repeat protein, giving the protein MQTKLDELYKQGNELYDAKDYEKAGRIFQEILTINPRFADIQNKLGIIYNQTNRLELAAQAFEKALDLNAGYTEASLNLAITYSDLGMYEKARQVFERASHFADVTPDKTSAASRIDPYIKGKLASEHLRIGNMYYDLRLLDDAIDEYQKALRLSPNFADIITQLGIALRDKGQFDEAIKEFNRAKASNPRYIPARLHLGIAYYSQGFFGLAEEEWQEALVFDPNNSAVRTYLNFVKPQNP
- a CDS encoding ABC transporter ATP-binding protein, with translation MPLDLLDIQGLTTHFFTRAGVIKAIHNLSLRLQKGRVLGLVGESGCGKTVTALSILNLVPYPGKIVSGKIFFEGQDLLALSADEMRTIRGAKISMIFQEPMTALNPVFTVGNQIAEVLTAHQDVSKQQAMDAAVELLRSVGIPSPEKRVKEYPHQLSGGMRQRVMIAMAIACKPSLILADEPTTALDVTIQAHILELLGTIQAEMGMAMILVTHDLGLIAERAHEVAVMYAGRIVEQTNTRELFANPQHPYTRGLMASIPRPVQAGKTRLKTIPGTVPRLTDLPKGCTFSPRCEIKTAQCVVEPELVEVQQGHLVRCWEAR